GGGTACCTGATGGAGCACTTCATCGCCTGGTACTCCATGAACCAGTACGAGTTCTGGACCTTCTACGTGAACCGCGCCACGGGCCCCTACGCCGGCGTGTACTGGCTGATGATCACCTGCAACGTGGTCACCCCGAACATCTTCTGGTTCAAGAAGGCCCGCACCAGCATCCCCATCATGTGGGTGGCGTCCATCGCGGTGAACATCGGCATGTGGTGCGAGCGCTTCATCATCATCGTGACGTCGCTGTCGCAGGACTTCCTGCCCTCGTCGTGGGACATCTACACGCCGACCTGGGTGGACTGGTGCATCTACATCGGCACCCTGGGCCTGTTCGGCACCCTGTTCCTCCTGTTCCTCAAGTTCGTTCCCGCCGTCGCGGTGAGCGAGGTGAAGGAGCTCCAGCTGGAGCTCAAGCACGCCGCCCACGCCGCCCATGGCAACGGACACCACGGCTCGGACGCCGCGGCCACCCACGGAGCGCACTAGCATCATGGAAGCCAAGGTCCTTGATTCCTGGGTGTTGGCCGAGTTCGCCACCCCGGAAGCCCTCGTCTCCGCGACGCAGCAGATGCGCGAGAAGGGCTTCCAGGGGATGGACACCTACTCTCCCTACCCGCTCCACGGCGGGTCGGAGGCCCTCGGTCTGCCGCCCTCGCGCATGCCCTTCATCGCCCTGGGCGGCGGCCTCACCGGCATGGTGACCGCCCTCACGATGCAGACGTGGATGAACACCATCGACTACCCGCTCAACGTCGGCGGTCGTCCGTTGCTGAGCCTCCCGGCCTGGGTGCCCATCACGTTCGAATTGAGCGTGCTGTTCGCCGCGTTCGGCATCTTCTTTGGCCTCCTGGGCCTCAGCAAGCTGCCGCAGCCCTACCACCCGGCCTTCGAGTCGGAAGAGTTCCGCAGCGCGTCCACGCACGGCTATTGGCTGAGCATCCCGCACCCCACGGGGACGGACGCCGCGGACGTCAAGAACCAGCTGACGGCCCTGGGCGCGACCCACGTGACCGTCGTGTCGGGAGAGAACGAATGAGGTGGCTCATCCCCGCCGCCGGGCTCGCCGCGCTCACGGGCTGCAACGTCAGCTCGGAGTTCCTCCAGCGCATGGAGTCCCAGGCGAAGTACGAGTACTACGAGACGTCCGAGTTCTGGCCGGACGGCCGCGCCATGCGCGTGCCCCCCGCCGGCACCGTCCCGCGCGAGCGGCCGGTGGGCAACCCGGGCATCTCCACGGGCCGCGCCAATGGCGTCGCCGTGAGCGCCATCCCGCTGCCGGTGGACAAGCAGCTGCTGGCGCTGGGCCAGAAGAAGTACAACATCGTCTGCTCGCAGTGCCATGGCGTGCTCGGCGACGGCAACAGCGTCGTGGCGGAGAACATGGCGCTGCGCCTGCCGCCGTCCCTGCTGGAGCTCGCGGACAAGCCGGCCGGCCACTTCTACACCGC
This genomic stretch from Corallococcus caeni harbors:
- a CDS encoding c-type cytochrome — translated: MRWLIPAAGLAALTGCNVSSEFLQRMESQAKYEYYETSEFWPDGRAMRVPPAGTVPRERPVGNPGISTGRANGVAVSAIPLPVDKQLLALGQKKYNIVCSQCHGVLGDGNSVVAENMALRLPPSLLELADKPAGHFYTAINEGYGIMPSFSGELDTRERWAVVAYVRALQAARSTAGTQPVPQENR
- a CDS encoding DUF3341 domain-containing protein — translated: MEAKVLDSWVLAEFATPEALVSATQQMREKGFQGMDTYSPYPLHGGSEALGLPPSRMPFIALGGGLTGMVTALTMQTWMNTIDYPLNVGGRPLLSLPAWVPITFELSVLFAAFGIFFGLLGLSKLPQPYHPAFESEEFRSASTHGYWLSIPHPTGTDAADVKNQLTALGATHVTVVSGENE